From the genome of Peptoniphilus sp. ING2-D1G:
CTATAAATGTTGCAGGTGCCACTGCTGAGGATGTGCTGTGTGTTGATGTGTTGGATATAAAGCTTGACAGTCAAGGAGTTATGATAACCAATAAAGGGTTGGGAGTGCTGGGAGAGCATATGGACAAAGCCGTGACAAAGGTCGTTGAAATAGAAGGTAATTTTGCTATTTTTAATGATGAAATAAAAATTCCTCTAAATCCGATGATAGGTATTTTAGGAGTTGCTCCTGTTGATTGTGTAAAGGGCTGTGAAGTTCCGGGGAATTTCGGCGGAAATATGGATACGAAGGAAGTGGCTGTGGGCAGTAAAGTTTACTTGCCCATATATGTTGAAGGTGCGAATTTTGCTCTGTCCGATGTGCATGCAGCCATGGGAGATGGAGAACTTAGCGGAACGGGAATAGAAATAGCTGCCGAGGTGCAATTAAGGGTAAAGGTAATAAAGGGAAAGACCATAGAAAAACCCATAATAGAAATTGAAGATTTCTTTTATATTTTAGTTACTGAAGAGACCTTTGAAGAGGCTTTAAAGGAAGCCTCAAGAGAAACGGTG
Proteins encoded in this window:
- a CDS encoding acetamidase/formamidase (This family includes amidohydrolases of formamideand acetamide; High confidence in function and specificity), with protein sequence MQRLKKDNLIYEFKRENKPVYFVEDGEVFWVETPDCYLGQIRDEQTLRTDIDSSVIDASVGPINVAGATAEDVLCVDVLDIKLDSQGVMITNKGLGVLGEHMDKAVTKVVEIEGNFAIFNDEIKIPLNPMIGILGVAPVDCVKGCEVPGNFGGNMDTKEVAVGSKVYLPIYVEGANFALSDVHAAMGDGELSGTGIEIAAEVQLRVKVIKGKTIEKPIIEIEDFFYILVTEETFEEALKEASRETVKLLMRKLDLIFEEAYMLMSATCDIAISQVVNGVYTLKMKIPKYLVQSVF